A region from the uncultured Stenotrophomonas sp. genome encodes:
- the cspA gene encoding major cold shock protein (Evidence 2a : Function of homologous gene experimentally demonstrated in an other organism; PubMedId : 10696873, 1597410, 1961761, 20345064, 2404279, 7515185, 8197194, 9405743, 9439003, 9692981; Product type f : factor) has protein sequence MSDRETGTVKWFNDAKGFGFISRENGEDVFVHFRAIQTQGFKSLKEGQKVTFTVVQGQKGLQADAVQPD, from the coding sequence ATGTCCGATCGCGAAACCGGTACCGTCAAGTGGTTCAATGATGCCAAGGGCTTCGGCTTCATCAGCCGCGAGAATGGCGAAGATGTGTTCGTGCACTTCCGCGCCATCCAGACCCAGGGCTTCAAGAGCCTGAAGGAAGGCCAGAAGGTCACCTTCACCGTCGTCCAGGGCCAGAAGGGCCTGCAGGCCGACGCCGTGCAGCCGGACTGA
- a CDS encoding Arsenate reductase (Glutaredoxin) has translation MKATIWHNNRCSNSRGALALLQQAGADIEVIDYLQDPPDPATLRRLLDEMGMPARDLLRSKEAAYAELGLARKLDDEAALIEAMAMYPQLINRPIVRTVKGTALCRPPETVHALL, from the coding sequence ATGAAAGCGACAATCTGGCACAACAACCGCTGCTCCAATTCGCGCGGCGCGCTGGCCCTGCTGCAACAGGCCGGCGCCGACATTGAAGTCATCGACTACCTGCAGGACCCGCCCGACCCGGCCACGCTGCGCCGGCTGCTGGACGAAATGGGCATGCCGGCGCGCGACCTGCTGCGCAGCAAGGAAGCCGCCTACGCCGAGCTGGGGCTGGCGCGGAAACTGGACGACGAGGCCGCGCTGATCGAGGCGATGGCGATGTACCCGCAACTGATCAACCGCCCGATCGTGCGCACGGTCAAGGGCACCGCGCTGTGCCGGCCGCCGGAAACGGTGCACGCCTTGTTGTAG
- a CDS encoding Glutathione S-transferase domain translates to MSVILYGSQSTASLVVHWLLIELGIEHELRQLDFDKREQKSPEYLAINPAGRVPTLLIDGQVLTESAAIAMHLADLHPDAGLAPAPGTPARGDYYRWMCFCIYTLMPACRAWFYPHEPAGEANIAAAKEQARQQLESAWRQVADHLQAGGPYMLGEQVTAVDFMLTMLMRWSRNMPRPSDSWPALAAHARRMKDRPALVEVYRREGIDDWT, encoded by the coding sequence ATGTCCGTCATCCTCTACGGTTCGCAAAGCACCGCCTCGCTGGTGGTGCACTGGCTGCTGATCGAACTGGGCATCGAGCATGAACTGCGCCAGCTCGATTTCGACAAGCGCGAACAGAAGTCGCCGGAATATCTGGCGATCAACCCGGCCGGGCGCGTGCCGACGCTGCTGATCGACGGGCAGGTGCTCACCGAATCGGCGGCCATCGCCATGCACCTGGCCGACCTGCATCCTGACGCCGGGCTGGCGCCGGCACCCGGCACCCCGGCGCGTGGCGACTACTACCGCTGGATGTGCTTCTGCATCTACACGTTGATGCCGGCCTGTCGCGCGTGGTTCTACCCGCACGAGCCGGCGGGCGAGGCGAATATTGCCGCGGCGAAAGAGCAGGCGCGCCAGCAACTGGAAAGCGCGTGGCGGCAAGTGGCCGACCACCTGCAGGCCGGCGGCCCGTACATGCTGGGCGAACAGGTCACGGCGGTCGATTTCATGCTGACCATGCTGATGCGCTGGTCACGCAACATGCCGCGCCCGAGCGACAGTTGGCCGGCGCTGGCCGCGCACGCGCGACGGATGAAGGACCGCCCGGCGCTGGTCGAGGTCTATCGCCGCGAAGGCATCGACGACTGGACCTGA
- a CDS encoding putative transmembrane protein (Evidence 3 : Function proposed based on presence of conserved amino acid motif, structural feature or limited homology) gives MDYSFILYLLAVVLVLTGIVGIVLPALPGVPLVFAGLLAAAWAEGFTRIGWPTLLVLGVLTVISIVVDVLSTTLGAQKLGASRLAMAGSLVGTVVGLFFMPLGLFIGPFAGALLGEYLHGRHLGRATRVGIGTWLGIVLGVALKLGLAMAMLGVFAVAWFI, from the coding sequence GTGGACTATTCATTCATCCTGTATTTGCTGGCGGTGGTGTTGGTCCTGACCGGCATCGTCGGAATCGTGCTGCCGGCCCTGCCCGGGGTTCCACTGGTGTTCGCCGGCCTGCTGGCGGCGGCCTGGGCCGAGGGCTTCACCCGGATCGGCTGGCCGACGCTGCTGGTGCTGGGCGTGCTGACCGTGATCTCCATCGTGGTGGACGTGCTTTCCACCACGCTGGGCGCGCAGAAGCTGGGGGCAAGCCGGCTGGCGATGGCCGGTTCGCTGGTGGGCACGGTCGTGGGCCTGTTCTTCATGCCACTGGGGCTGTTCATCGGCCCGTTCGCCGGTGCCCTGCTCGGCGAATACCTGCATGGCCGCCACCTGGGCAGGGCCACCAGGGTCGGCATCGGCACCTGGCTGGGCATCGTGCTGGGGGTGGCCCTCAAGCTCGGGCTGGCGATGGCGATGCTCGGCGTGTTCGCCGTCGCCTGGTTCATCTGA
- a CDS encoding conserved hypothetical protein (Evidence 4 : Homologs of previously reported genes of unknown function) has translation MNDPSRTQSPASRYLIVLILGLLIGVVATVMLMRAIQARQDPFPDSLMQVMARQSQLLGESLKQNRCTINDSTPRLQSLRALSNDLELAFPSLRDDARFQQHASHFRASLNDALANPPTDCATLAVVTEQVGKGCKACHQDFR, from the coding sequence ATGAACGACCCCAGCCGCACGCAGTCCCCCGCTTCCCGCTACCTGATCGTGCTGATCCTCGGCCTGCTCATCGGCGTGGTGGCGACCGTCATGCTGATGCGCGCCATCCAGGCGCGGCAGGACCCTTTCCCCGACAGTCTGATGCAGGTCATGGCACGCCAGTCGCAGCTGCTCGGCGAGAGCCTCAAGCAGAACCGCTGCACGATCAACGACAGCACGCCACGCCTGCAGAGCCTGCGCGCCCTGTCCAACGATCTGGAGCTGGCCTTCCCCAGCCTGCGCGACGACGCGCGCTTCCAGCAGCACGCCAGCCACTTCCGCGCCAGCTTGAATGATGCGCTGGCCAACCCGCCGACCGACTGCGCCACGCTGGCCGTCGTGACCGAACAGGTCGGCAAGGGCTGCAAGGCCTGCCATCAGGATTTCAGGTAA
- a CDS encoding hypothetical protein (Evidence 5 : No homology to any previously reported sequences), which yields MRAHSNTGSNMGLDIGAPAMAGQTRYVDAADAFERKQPGAVASFSFIMLELREVNGRSTRQGVGP from the coding sequence TTGCGCGCCCATTCCAACACGGGCAGCAACATGGGGCTGGACATCGGCGCTCCTGCAATGGCGGGACAAACAAGATATGTGGACGCAGCCGATGCTTTCGAGCGAAAGCAGCCCGGTGCAGTGGCTTCGTTCAGCTTTATCATGCTGGAATTGCGCGAAGTCAACGGGCGGTCGACCCGCCAGGGAGTAGGGCCATGA
- a CDS encoding putative transmembrane protein (Evidence 3 : Function proposed based on presence of conserved amino acid motif, structural feature or limited homology), with protein MSSPMLLPVLEWARKLRYPTLFKITAALFVLDTLFLDPFPFVDEILLGLGTLLLANWKSRKEKPAEPPTLPRKP; from the coding sequence ATGTCCAGCCCCATGTTGCTGCCCGTGTTGGAATGGGCGCGCAAGCTGCGCTACCCCACCCTGTTCAAGATCACCGCCGCGCTGTTCGTGCTGGACACGCTGTTCCTCGACCCGTTTCCGTTCGTCGATGAAATCCTCCTCGGGCTGGGCACCCTGTTGCTGGCCAACTGGAAAAGCCGCAAGGAAAAGCCCGCCGAGCCACCGACGCTGCCGCGCAAGCCCTGA
- a CDS encoding putative secreted protein (Evidence 3 : Function proposed based on presence of conserved amino acid motif, structural feature or limited homology) yields MKSNTTMILVAAGALLVGGIATAAFMSGRDKAAAPAEVPAEQPLLDTTPLADDAAADGAIAPSGKLEYADVLKVEPVTRSEQAYASVIGSEPVRETSTTTVPREVCEDVVVQERLPERDGNVGGTVAGAVIGGLLGNQVGKGNGRKAATAAGAVAGGVIGNQVDKRHVGGKVVERTERQCHTENATSESSRVTGYNVTYRRDDGSTGTMRMDSKPGTRVALGNATRTVGYDVTYRYDGQEKTLRMDEKPASDRLPVIDGQVVTQTAAVDAGTSKQ; encoded by the coding sequence ATGAAGAGCAACACCACCATGATTCTGGTTGCGGCCGGGGCGCTGCTGGTGGGCGGCATCGCCACCGCGGCTTTCATGAGCGGGCGCGACAAGGCCGCCGCACCGGCCGAGGTGCCGGCCGAACAACCGCTGCTGGATACCACCCCGCTGGCCGACGATGCCGCGGCCGACGGCGCCATCGCTCCCTCCGGCAAGCTGGAATACGCCGATGTGCTGAAGGTGGAGCCGGTCACCCGCAGCGAACAGGCCTATGCCAGCGTGATCGGCAGCGAGCCGGTGCGCGAAACTTCCACGACCACGGTGCCGCGCGAAGTCTGCGAGGACGTGGTGGTGCAGGAACGCCTGCCCGAACGCGACGGCAACGTTGGCGGCACCGTCGCCGGTGCGGTGATCGGCGGCCTGCTCGGCAACCAGGTCGGCAAGGGCAACGGCAGGAAGGCGGCCACCGCGGCCGGTGCCGTGGCCGGTGGCGTGATCGGCAACCAGGTGGACAAGCGCCATGTCGGCGGCAAGGTGGTGGAGCGTACCGAACGTCAGTGCCACACCGAGAACGCGACTTCCGAATCCTCGCGCGTCACCGGTTACAACGTGACCTACCGCCGCGATGACGGCAGCACCGGCACCATGCGCATGGACAGCAAGCCGGGCACCCGTGTCGCGCTGGGCAACGCCACCCGCACCGTCGGCTATGACGTCACCTATCGTTACGACGGGCAGGAAAAGACGCTGCGCATGGACGAAAAGCCGGCCAGCGACCGCCTGCCGGTCATCGACGGCCAGGTGGTGACGCAGACCGCGGCGGTGGATGCGGGCACCAGCAAGCAGTAA
- the yjjV gene encoding Uncharacterized deoxyribonuclease YjjV gives MRLTDSHCHLDAPEFDGDRTTVIARAKAAGVATQVVPAITAASWPKLREVCTADASLYPAYGLHPMFLSEHRPGHLPELRTWLERERPCAIGECGLDFFVEGLDADTQRHYFDGQLRLAREFELPLIVHARRAVDGVIHALRRIGGLHGVVHSFSGSPEQARQLWKLGFLIGLGGPLTYPRANRLRTLAATMPLDYLLLETDAPDQPDAGIRGQRNEPARLAEVAACVAGLRGQTMEEIAAQTSANARRLFGLPELPGFSAPSA, from the coding sequence GTGCGCCTGACCGACAGCCACTGCCATCTGGACGCGCCCGAATTCGACGGCGACCGCACCACCGTCATCGCCCGCGCCAAGGCAGCGGGCGTGGCGACGCAAGTCGTGCCGGCGATAACCGCAGCGTCATGGCCGAAGCTGCGCGAAGTCTGCACCGCCGATGCTTCGCTGTATCCGGCCTATGGCCTGCACCCGATGTTCCTGTCCGAACACCGGCCCGGACACCTGCCTGAACTGCGCACCTGGCTGGAACGCGAGCGCCCCTGCGCCATCGGCGAATGCGGGCTGGATTTCTTCGTCGAAGGGTTGGATGCCGATACGCAGCGCCATTACTTCGACGGCCAGCTGCGGCTGGCGCGCGAATTCGAACTGCCGCTGATCGTGCATGCGCGTCGCGCGGTGGACGGGGTGATCCATGCCTTGCGCCGCATCGGCGGCCTGCACGGCGTCGTGCACAGTTTTTCCGGCAGCCCGGAACAGGCGCGGCAGTTGTGGAAGCTCGGCTTCCTGATCGGGCTGGGCGGCCCGCTCACCTACCCGCGCGCCAACCGCCTGCGCACGCTGGCGGCAACGATGCCGCTGGACTACCTGCTGCTGGAAACCGACGCCCCTGACCAGCCGGATGCCGGCATCCGCGGCCAGCGCAACGAGCCGGCACGGCTGGCGGAGGTTGCCGCCTGCGTGGCCGGGTTGCGGGGACAGACGATGGAGGAAATCGCGGCGCAGACAAGCGCCAACGCGCGACGCCTGTTCGGCCTGCCCGAACTCCCGGGCTTCAGCGCGCCTTCGGCTTGA
- a CDS encoding Sterol desaturase, protein MARPHRSFFAYSSALLGLLSLLAVACFHFPEVLTSREFRAVYNEQFARHLLLVGLAAAFIMGTAAILRDRNKRIATIGVGSATLAVLLGGTNVQFDAIGQTPYSLGLDWFVLSLFFSALVFVPLERYLGKRALSPLRPGWRTDVAYFFMSHVLVQFILILVTASTSTIAGLAAFPSLKAAIQSLPVWAQFLIAVFVADMAQALLHRAYHNLPWLWRFHAVHHSSRHMDWLAGSRIHFVEIVMTRSAVLLPLLVLGFSTPAVNAYVILVGLQAVVAHANLGIRFGWLEYLLVLPRYHHWHHARQQDYVDVNYAIHLPLVDMLMGTFKLPRDQEEWPREYGVMKLETVPKGIVKQHLMPFQGGRRFDDYVD, encoded by the coding sequence ATGGCCCGACCGCATCGCTCGTTCTTCGCCTATTCGTCCGCGCTGCTGGGGCTGCTCAGCCTGCTGGCGGTGGCCTGCTTCCACTTCCCCGAAGTACTGACCAGCCGCGAGTTCCGCGCCGTCTACAACGAACAGTTCGCGCGCCACCTGCTGCTGGTGGGGTTGGCGGCGGCCTTCATCATGGGCACGGCGGCGATCCTGCGCGACCGCAACAAGCGCATCGCCACGATCGGCGTCGGCAGCGCGACGCTGGCGGTGCTGCTGGGCGGCACCAACGTGCAGTTCGACGCCATCGGCCAGACGCCCTATTCGCTCGGGCTGGACTGGTTCGTGCTGTCGCTGTTCTTCTCGGCGCTGGTGTTCGTGCCGCTGGAGCGCTACCTCGGCAAGCGCGCGCTGTCGCCGCTGCGGCCGGGCTGGCGCACCGACGTGGCCTATTTCTTCATGAGCCACGTGCTGGTGCAGTTCATCCTGATCCTGGTCACCGCCTCCACCTCCACCATCGCCGGACTGGCCGCGTTCCCGTCGCTGAAGGCGGCAATCCAGTCGTTGCCGGTGTGGGCGCAGTTCCTGATCGCGGTGTTCGTGGCCGACATGGCGCAGGCGCTGCTGCACCGCGCGTACCACAACCTCCCGTGGCTGTGGCGCTTCCATGCCGTGCACCATTCCAGCCGGCACATGGACTGGCTGGCCGGCTCGCGCATCCATTTCGTCGAGATCGTGATGACCCGCAGCGCGGTGCTGCTGCCGCTGCTGGTGCTGGGCTTCTCGACCCCGGCCGTGAACGCCTACGTGATCCTGGTCGGCCTGCAGGCGGTGGTCGCCCACGCCAACCTCGGCATCCGCTTCGGCTGGCTGGAATACCTGCTGGTGCTGCCGCGCTACCACCACTGGCACCACGCGCGGCAGCAGGACTACGTCGACGTCAACTACGCCATCCACCTGCCGCTGGTGGACATGCTGATGGGCACCTTCAAGCTGCCGCGCGACCAGGAGGAATGGCCGCGGGAATACGGCGTGATGAAGCTGGAAACCGTGCCCAAGGGCATCGTCAAGCAGCACCTGATGCCGTTCCAGGGCGGGCGCAGGTTCGACGATTACGTGGATTGA
- the pcp gene encoding Peptidoglycan-associated outer membrane lipoprotein, whose protein sequence is MKIALIAASTLASLALVGCATSPGYNNGGYGSGGYDNGYNTARCADCGIVTRIDTVASGRTAPSATGAILGGIVGAVAGHEISDKTGGSKGNQNISAVAGAAAGALAGNKIQQNVTGNSYDIQVRMDDGRVIVVNQKDLGGIRENTYVRVVNGRVVLR, encoded by the coding sequence ATGAAAATCGCGTTGATCGCCGCAAGCACCCTCGCCAGCCTCGCGCTGGTCGGCTGCGCCACCTCACCGGGCTACAACAACGGCGGCTACGGCAGTGGCGGCTATGACAACGGCTACAACACCGCGCGCTGCGCCGATTGCGGCATCGTCACCCGCATCGACACCGTCGCCTCGGGCCGCACCGCACCATCGGCGACCGGCGCCATCCTCGGCGGCATCGTCGGCGCCGTGGCCGGCCACGAAATCTCCGACAAGACCGGCGGCAGCAAGGGCAACCAGAACATTTCCGCCGTGGCCGGCGCCGCTGCCGGCGCATTGGCCGGCAACAAGATCCAGCAGAATGTCACCGGCAACTCCTACGACATCCAGGTGCGCATGGACGATGGCCGGGTGATCGTGGTCAACCAGAAGGACCTGGGTGGCATCCGCGAGAACACCTACGTGCGCGTGGTCAATGGCCGCGTCGTGCTGCGCTGA
- a CDS encoding conserved hypothetical protein (Evidence 4 : Homologs of previously reported genes of unknown function) yields the protein MKERLRERFAGIDRLYGAGSIERLAACRVAVVGMGGVGSWVAEALARSAVGHLALIDADDICVSNTNRQLPALDGQYGRNKALAMAERCRAINPDAEVEAVESFLTGSNMAELLDRGFDLVIDACDSFRVKVETIAWCRRRKLPLVTVGAAGGRTDPTLVRVRDVSRTEHDAMLALIRRKLRGEFNFPKNPQRYFGVPAVYSLENVKYPQADGSVCGLRPNLGADAALKLDCGAGLGAATHITGAFAFATVGKALEMLLKPKAR from the coding sequence ATGAAAGAACGACTGCGTGAACGTTTCGCCGGCATCGACCGCCTGTACGGCGCCGGCTCGATCGAACGGCTGGCCGCGTGCAGGGTGGCCGTGGTGGGCATGGGCGGCGTTGGCTCATGGGTGGCCGAGGCGCTGGCGCGCTCGGCGGTGGGGCATCTTGCATTGATCGATGCCGACGACATCTGCGTGTCCAACACCAACCGCCAGTTGCCGGCGCTGGACGGACAATACGGCCGCAACAAGGCGCTGGCGATGGCCGAGCGCTGCCGCGCGATCAATCCCGATGCCGAGGTGGAGGCGGTGGAATCCTTCCTGACCGGCTCCAACATGGCCGAGCTGCTCGACCGTGGTTTCGACCTGGTCATCGATGCCTGCGACAGCTTCCGGGTCAAGGTGGAAACCATTGCATGGTGCCGGCGTCGCAAGCTGCCACTGGTCACCGTGGGCGCGGCCGGCGGTCGCACCGACCCGACGCTGGTGCGGGTGCGCGACGTCTCGCGCACCGAGCACGACGCGATGCTGGCGCTGATCCGCAGGAAACTGCGCGGCGAGTTCAACTTCCCGAAGAACCCGCAACGTTATTTCGGCGTGCCGGCGGTGTATTCGCTGGAGAACGTGAAGTATCCGCAGGCCGATGGCAGCGTCTGCGGCCTGCGCCCGAACCTCGGAGCCGATGCCGCGCTGAAGCTCGATTGCGGCGCCGGGCTGGGCGCGGCGACCCACATCACCGGCGCATTCGCCTTCGCCACGGTCGGCAAGGCGCTGGAAATGCTGCTCAAGCCGAAGGCGCGCTGA
- a CDS encoding Phospholipase A(1) codes for MPDRPLRTALLFTLSALPVTTLAQESTAQPLSPEACFALDSDAARLGCYDRVLGRTPADTQAADAAALAAQQLRREAKALDAEDLRGKELFAHDELAAAAANAGRGSLLDSRWELAKDSKLGRFQLRAYKPVYLLPAFWSSKPNEMPHSPNPNNTVIQPEKLDDTELKFQLSFKTKVAENLFGDNGDVWVGYTQSSRWQAYNSELSRPFRETNYEPEAMLVFRNGYSLLGWNGRMTGISLNHQSNGRSDPLSRSWNRVILSVGLDRENWALVLRPWYRIPESGKDDNNPDIEDYIGRGDATLVWNRNGHELSLTGRHSLRSGDRSHGSLQLDYGFPLNNLLRGHVQVFDGYGESMIDYNHRATYIGVGLSLLEWF; via the coding sequence ATGCCTGACCGCCCCCTCCGCACCGCCCTGCTGTTCACCCTGTCGGCCCTGCCCGTCACCACCCTCGCACAGGAATCCACGGCGCAGCCGCTCTCGCCCGAAGCCTGCTTCGCGCTGGACTCCGACGCCGCCCGCCTAGGCTGCTACGACCGTGTGCTGGGGCGCACGCCGGCCGATACCCAGGCCGCCGATGCCGCCGCCCTCGCCGCCCAGCAGCTGCGCAGGGAAGCCAAGGCACTGGACGCCGAAGACCTGCGCGGCAAGGAGTTGTTCGCCCATGACGAACTGGCGGCCGCAGCAGCCAACGCCGGGCGCGGCTCGCTGCTGGACAGCCGCTGGGAGCTGGCCAAGGACTCCAAGCTGGGCCGCTTCCAGTTGCGTGCCTACAAGCCGGTGTATCTGCTGCCGGCATTCTGGAGCAGCAAGCCCAACGAAATGCCGCATTCGCCCAACCCCAACAACACCGTCATCCAGCCCGAGAAGCTGGACGATACCGAACTGAAGTTCCAGCTCAGCTTCAAGACCAAGGTGGCCGAGAACCTGTTCGGCGACAATGGCGACGTGTGGGTGGGCTATACCCAGAGTTCGCGCTGGCAGGCCTACAACAGCGAGTTGTCGCGCCCCTTCCGCGAGACCAACTACGAGCCCGAGGCGATGCTGGTGTTCCGCAACGGCTACTCGCTGCTGGGCTGGAACGGGCGCATGACCGGCATCAGCCTGAACCACCAGTCCAACGGCCGCAGCGACCCGCTCTCGCGCAGTTGGAACCGGGTGATCCTCAGCGTCGGCCTGGACCGCGAGAACTGGGCGCTGGTGCTGCGCCCGTGGTACCGCATCCCCGAGAGCGGCAAGGACGACAACAACCCCGACATCGAGGACTACATCGGCCGTGGCGATGCCACGCTGGTGTGGAACCGCAACGGCCACGAGCTGTCGCTGACCGGACGCCACTCGCTGCGCAGCGGCGACCGCTCGCATGGTTCGCTGCAGTTGGACTACGGCTTCCCGCTCAACAACCTGCTGCGCGGCCACGTGCAGGTGTTCGACGGCTATGGCGAAAGCATGATCGACTACAACCACCGCGCCACCTACATCGGCGTCGGCCTGTCCCTGCTGGAATGGTTCTGA